One genomic window of Glycine soja cultivar W05 chromosome 9, ASM419377v2, whole genome shotgun sequence includes the following:
- the LOC114367779 gene encoding tubulin-folding cofactor E-like: MQESPEPRHEFWVGQRVHASGDSQRIGTVKYVGPVEGYSDTWVGVDWDNGEGKHDGSINGVRYFHAKSERSGSFVRAHNLNQGISLLESLESRYKSESTKDEDDDMFVLSTSNQRVSVQLLGKDKIHDKLSRLEELTSVSLSYMGISSPGIASHINNTVPNIKELDLTGNLLSEWKDVGTICEQLPALRTINLSNNLMSPYKSKLLLLKNIQVVVLNNTGVDWEQVELLRQSLTTIEELHVMGNSISRILPGSSSMVQGFDYLRLLNLEDNCIDEWKEIMKLSQLRCLEKLYLNNNCLKSVFYPDNGGHYESEVTCYKPFQNLRHLLLANNNISDLASIDSLNLFPNLVDIRLSDNPITDSGRGGVPRFVLIARLAKIQILNGSEVTPRERKDSEIRYVRLVVSRLHASPEEIKQHPRFYELEKIHGIEDERPSIGATVPQTISSGLLSITLNCVGASMGEKPSLTKKLPATTTVGKLKFLCESFFKLKSMKLKLYLREEGSPFPMLLDNDTSSLMDLGIGNDSIILVDEESS; the protein is encoded by the exons ATGCAGGAATCCCCAGAGCCAAGACATGAATTTTGGGTTGGCCAACGAGTACATGCATCTGGTGACTCACAGAGAATTGGTACTGTTAAGTATGTGGGGCCTGTAGAAGGCTATTCAGATACATGGGTTGGAGTTGATTGGGACAACGGAGAAGGAAAACATGATGGATCCATCAATGGTGTCCGATACTTTCACGCAAAGTCAGAAAGATCAGGGTCATTTGTTCGTGCTCACAATCTGAACCAAGGGATTTCATTGCTGGAATCTCTTGAAAGTAGATATAAAAGTGAATCCACAAAAGATGAAGATG ATGATATGTTTGTCCTTTCAACAAGCAACCAGCGAGTATCTGTTCAACTTTTGGgtaaagataaaattcatgATAAGCTAAGTCGACTTGAGGAGTTAACCAGTGTATCATTGTCATATATGGGTATTAGTTCCCCTGGAATCGCATCTCACATTAATAATACAGTGCCAA atATAAAAGAACTTGACCTGACTGGGAACCTTCTTTCGGAGTGGAAG GATGTTGGCACAATTTGTGAACAGTTACCTGCTCTAAGGACAATCAACTTATCTAACAATTTAATGTCACCATATAAATCGAAGCTTCTGCTACTGAAAAACATCCAAGTTGTTGTTCTAAATAATACTGGTGTAGATTGGGAGCAG GTTGAGCTGCTTAGACAATCATTGACAACAATTGAAGAGCTACATGTAATGGGAAACAGTATAAGCAGAATACTG CCAGGGTCATCCTCTATGGTTCAGGGATTTGATTATTTGCGGCTGTTGAATTTGGAAGATAATTGTATAGATGAATGGAAGGAAATCATGAAGCTTTCTCAGCTAAGATG TTTGGAGAAGctttatttaaacaataattGTTTGAAGTCTGTCTTTTATCCTGATAATGGTGGGCATTATGAATCAGAAGTTACGTGCTATAAACCCTTTCAAAACTTACGCCACCTTCTATTGG CTAATAACAACATCAGTGATCTGGCCTCTATTGACTCATTAAACTTGTTTCCTAATTTGGTG GATATCAGGCTTTCTGACAACCCAATTACTGATTCTGGAAGAGGTGGAGTTCCAAGATTTGTTTTGATTGCCCGTTTAGCAAAAATTCAGATATTAAATGGAAGTGAG GTTACTCCTCGCGAAAGGAAGGACTCTGAGATTAG GTATGTTCGGCTAGTGGTCTCAAGGTTGCATGCTAGTCCTGAAGAAATCAAACAGCATCCCAG GTTTTACGAGCTTGAAAAAATTCATGGAATTGAGGATGAAAGGCCTTCAATTGGAGCTACTGTCCCACAAACAATCAGCTCAGGATTATTGT CTATTACTCTGAATTGTGTTGGAGCATCCATGGGTGAGAAGCCATCATTGACGAAGAAGCTACCAGCAACAACTACA GTCGGTAAGCTGAAATTTCTCTGCGAAAGCTTTTTTAAGCTGAAGTCCATGAAGCTAAAATTATATCTTCGAGAAGAG GGTTCTCCATTTCCCATGCTGCTTGACAATGACACTTCATCTCTTATGGACCTTGGAATCGGCAATGATTCTATTATCCTTGTTGACGAAGAAAGTTCATAA
- the LOC114367977 gene encoding cysteine desulfurase 1, chloroplastic-like, with protein sequence MEVLLPKLPSFKFPSATYCCSITSRSSSYVRFGFRRVSVCASTVNETVAEPTVGSSSLGHSTRPHFPILHQEVNGSKLVYLDNAATSQKPTTVLKALQNYYEAYNSNVHRGIHFLSAKATDEYESARRKVASFINATDSREIIFTKNASEAINLVAYSWGLSNLKPDDEIILTVAEHHSAIVPWQIVAQKTGAVLNFVDLNQDEIPDIDKLKEMLSRKTKIVVVHHVSNVLASVLPIRDIAQWAHDVGAKVLVDACQSVPHMMVDVQSLNADFLVASSHKMCGPTGIGFLYGKIDLLSSMPPFLGGGEMISDVYLDHSTYAEPPSRFEAGTPAIGEAIGLGAAIDYLSGIGMQTIHDYEVELGRYLYERLLSVPNIRIYGPAPSEKVERAALCSFNVENLHPTDLATLLDQQHGVAIRSGHHCAQPLHRYLGVSSSARASLYFYNTKEDVDNFIHALNDTVSFFNSLM encoded by the exons ATGGAAGTTTTGCTGCCAAAACTTCCTTCTTTCAAATTTCCAAGTGCCACTTATTGCTGCTCGATCACTAGTAGGAGCTCTTCATATGTCAGATTTGGGTTCCGTCGTGTATCTGTTTGTGCATCAACTGTCAATGAAACAGTAGCTGAACCTACAGTTGGTTCCTCTTCTTTGGGTCACTCCACGCGACCCCATTTCCCTATACTTCACCAG GAAGTAAATGGCTCAAAACTTGTTTACTTAGACAATGCAGCAACTTCTCAGAAGCCCACCACTGTGTTGAAGGCATTGCAAAACTATTATGAAGCTTACAATTCAAATGTGCATCGGGGCATACATTTCTTGAG TGCAAAGGCCACAGATGAGTATGAATCGGCTAGAAGGAAAGTTGCGTCTTTTATAAATGCCACTGATTCCAGAGAGATTATATTCACAAAAAATGCTTCTGAAGCTATCAATCTTGTTGCCTATTCTTGGGGGCTGTCAAACTTAAAACCAGATGATGAG ATCATACTTACAGTTGCTGAACATCACAGTGCGATTGTTCCTTGGCAAATAGTAGCTCAAAAAACAGGGGCTGTTTTGAATTTTGTGGATCTAAACCAAGATGAAATTCCAGACATAGACAAATTGAAAGAAATGCTCTCAAGGAAGACCAAAATAGTTGTTGTCCATCATGTTTCAAATGTGCTTG CTTCTGTTCTTCCTATTAGAGATATTGCACAATGGGCACATGATGTTGGAGCAAAAGTTCTTGTAGATGCTTGTCAGAGTGTTCCACACATGATGGTTGATGTCCAGAGCCTTAATGCTGATTTTCTTGTGGCTTCTTCTCACAAG ATGTGTGGGCCTACAGGCATTGGATTCTTATACGGTAAAATAGACCTCTTGTCTTCCATGCCTCCATTTTTGG GTGGTGGTGAAATGATTTCCGATGTATATCTTGATCATTCAACTTATGCTGAACCTCCATCCAG ATTTGAGGCTGGAACACCAGCTATCGGGGAAGCAATTGGTTTAGGAGCAGCCATTGATTACTTATCTGGGATTGGTATGCAAACTATACATGATTATGAG GTGGAGCTCGGTAGATATCTGTATGAGAGGCTTCTTTCAGTCCCAAATATTCGCATCTATGGGCCAGCACCTTCAGAAAAAGTCGAACGAGCTGCCCTTTGCTCTTTCAATGTTGAGAATTTGCACCCTACTGATCTTGCAACACTTCTGGATCAACAG CATGGAGTGGCTATCAGATCAGGTCACCACTGTGCCCAACCCCTCCATCGCTATTTAGGTGTCAGCTCAAGTGCACGGGCTAGTCTCTATTTCTATAACACAAAGGAGGATGTAGACAACTTTATCCATGCCCTCAATGACACAGTCAGCTTTTTCAATTCATTGATGTAA
- the LOC114367360 gene encoding polygalacturonase-like, with the protein MPNPTTTTKPSLLSLFSLHTLHLLVLCSWFTTSSAKATSYNVVDFGAKPDGTTDATSAFLGAWNKACSSPKPAGIHVPQGRFLIGRAVTFSGQCSNRAISITIRGTLLAPSQYTFLGNSLYWFTFDQVTGLSIHGGVLDARGSFLWDCKYKAMPNCPIGAATLRFTNSEHIVITGLTSENSQKVHILINACHNVKMHGVKLMADGNSPNTDGIHVQFSTDVTILAPRIRTGDDCISVGPGCRNLWIEDVACGPGHGISIGSLGWDLDEPGVKNVTVRKATFSKTQNGFRIKSWGRPSRGFVQDVHFEHATMNDVQNPIIIDQHYCPFRNGCPSQASGVKISDVSYKDIHGTSATQVAVKFDCSSEQPCERITLEDITFTYKINKAPQALCNHAGGITLGVVQPQSCFLTE; encoded by the exons ATGCCAaacccaacaacaacaacaaaaccctctcttctttctcttttttctcttcacacATTGCACCTCCTCGTCCTATGTTCCTGGTTCACCACCTCCTCAGCCAAAGCAACCTCCTACAACGTGGTGGATTTCGGAGCCAAACCCGACGGCACGACGGATGCCACGTCGGCGTTCCTTGGCGCGTGGAACAAAGCTTGTAGTTCACCCAAACCCGCTGGCATCCACGTGCCGCAAGGGAGGTTCTTGATAGGAAGAGCCGTAACCTTTAGTGGGCAATGTTCGAACCGTGCCATCTCCATAACAATTCGTGGCACCTTGCTGGCTCCTTCTCAATACACCTTCCTAGGGAATTCTTTGTATTGGTTCACCTTTGACCAAGTTACTGGGCTTTCCATTCATGGTGGGGTGCTTGATGCTCGAGGCAGTTTCTTGTGGGATTGCAAGTACAAAGCCATGCCTAATTGCCCTATTGGAGCCGCG ACACTTAGGTTCACAAACTCTGAACACATTGTGATCACTGGGTTGACTTCTGAAAATAGTCAAAAGGTTCACATACTGATAAATGCATGCCACAACGTGAAAATGCATGGAGTGAAGCTCATGGCTGATGGAAACAGCCCTAACACTGATGGCATCCACGTCCAATTCTCAACCGATGTCACCATCCTCGCACCTAGAATTCGAACGGGAGACGATTGCATCTCTGTTGGCCCTGGTTGTAGAAACTTGTGGATTGAAGATGTTGCATGCGGACCTGGTCATGGGATAAG CATTGGAAGCTTAGGATGGGACTTGGACGAACCTGGTGTGAAAAATGTGACAGTTAGAAAGGCTACATTCTCTAAAACTCAAAATGGTTTTAGAATAAAGTCTTGGGGGAGGCCTAGCAGGGGATTTGTGCAGGATGTCCATTTTGAACATGCAACAATGAATGATGTCCAAAACCCCATTATAATAGACCAACATTATTGCCCATTTCGCAATGGTTGCCCTAGTCAG GCCTCTGGGGTGAAGATAAGTGATGTTTCATACAAAGACATTCATGGAACATCTGCAACACAGGTTGCTGTGAAATTTGATTGTAGTTCTGAGCAGCCATGCGAAAGAATAACGTTGGAGGATATTACATTCACTTACAAGATCAACAAAGCTCCccaagctttgtgtaatcacgCTGGTGGAATCACATTGGGTGTAGTTCAGCCACAAAGTTGCTTCTTAAccgaatga